The genomic stretch CTGGATGCCGGGCATGTAACCCGCGCTCTGCAGTGCCGATCCGGACGCCTTCAGCTTGGTGTAGTCCGCGATCAGCGTCCACGGCCCGAACGGCGAGCCGTTCTTCGACACATACACGCCCTTGAGCCCGCTGTCCGGGTTGGCGGCCATCTGCGCCGGGGACTGGTCGATGGCGTACAGCCGCGAGCCGTCGGCCGCCGAAGCGAACGTCACGTTGCCGACGTCGGCACTGCTGGTCGGCAGGTCACCAAGCCCGCTGACCGGCTTCCAGCTGCCGTCGTCAGCCTTCGCGTACAACCCGTTGTAGGTGTCACCGCCACGCCAGCCCACCGCAAGGAGAACCTTGTTCGGGTCCTTGGGGTCCACAGCGATGTCGTTGGCGATGTTCTTGTACGGCGCGCTCGGGTCGTCCGCCTTCGAACCGCCCGGCAGATAATCCGGGTTGGGCGCGAACTCGTGCTTCCACGGACCGGACAGGGTGGTCGTGGAGTGCGACCACACGCCGGTGCTGGTCGCCGCCCACACCGTGGTGCCCGCGAAGCGCAGCGCGTGGATGACCGTGGACTCCAGCTCGGCACCACCCACGCGGTCACCGGGCTGGAACTGCCCGTGGCGCGGGTCCTTCAGGACGTAGACGCCCGTACCCACGAAAGACGTCGCCCCGGTGTTGGACTCGCCGGTGGCGTACCAGAGCCGCTGCCGGCCGTCGAGAGCGAGGGTGCCCGTCGACAGGGACGGCAGCTTGTCGGCGATCGGCTTCCAGTGCCCGCCGCCGGTCGTCGAGCGGAAGACACCACCGTTGGCGCCACCCGCGTACACATAGCCCTGGTCGTCCGCGGCGATCCCGGTGATCCGGCCGGTCACCTTGCCCGCGCCGCCACTGGAGTTGGAGTTCACATCGCGGTAGCGGGGATCGTCGGAGTTGTACGCCTTCTTCGTGACGTGGTCCCAGCCGCCGCTCGTGTGCCGCATCGACTGCAACTGCTGCCAGGCCGCCCCGTAGGCGCCGGGCGCGACCACACCGGGCGCGGTGCGCGCCTCGGTGAACTGTGCCGTCGACTCGGCGGAGTTCTCCGCCTCGTCGGCGCCGCCGTCATCGCCGCCCTCTGCCGCGGCGAGGGCGGACATGCCGTGGCCCGCGTGCACCGCCTTGATGTGCTCACGGCCGATGGCGGCCTGGTGGCGCGCCTGCCAGGGCCGCGGTCTGGTGTTGTTCGACGACGCGAACGACTGGGTGGTCACCAGTCCGAACGCGGCCGCCACGACGGTGCAGGTGATGAACCGCCGCTGATGCCTCGTGGGCAGCATGCCCTCTCCTCCCTGCAGCGGGCATATGGGGGTGTCCCGGTGCAGGAGGGATCTTGGCGTGACCACAACAGCCACACAAAGGGCTCACAGGAAAAATGGCGGGTTGTTTACCTTGCGCATCACCGGACGATCCTGTGCGGTCGGGCTCCCTGAGGTCCCGCCGTGCGCGGTGTGGCGGTGGCCATCACGAAGGGGCCGTAGTCCGCGCCGACGGCGAACCACCCGCTGTAGGCGTCCGTCGAGTCCTGCGGAGCGTTGGCGTTGGTCTCGACGAACAGCGGCCGTACGGCGAAGCGTCCGTCGGCGGCGAGGCCCTCGTAGTCGCCGAGGAAGTGCCCCCCGGCGTAAGGGGCCTGGAGCCAGTCGAACACCCGGGAGATACGGCGCTCGGTAGCCCGGTTCTCCGCGCCGCGCGGGAAGGTGAGCAGCCAGGCGGCGGTGGGCAGGGTCGTGGTGTTCCCGGCGGTGAGGTAGCGCAGGTCGTAGTAGGTGATCGCGACCGTGCCACGTGCGTCGACGCTGATGGAGGGTGTGAAGGCGGGTGCGGAGGCAACCTGGTTGACCCGCTGCGGGGCGGACCAGGTCCGGCCACCGTCGGTGGAGTGGGTCAGCTCGACGGAGTTGTAGGCACCACCGCTGAAGTCCGAGCCCTCGTAGGCGACATACAGCTCACCGGTGTGCGGATCGATGGCGACGTTCGGCAGGTCGCCGCCCGCCCGGAGCGACTTGGTCACATCGGTGGGGGCGTTGGGATCGGCTTCGGGTACGGACGTGTCCTTGGCGAGGGTGACCGGCTTGCTCCACGTACGGCCCTGGTCGGTCGATTTCACGACGGCGAAGTGCAGGTCGGTGGGGGTGAAGGTGCCGGTCGTGTAGTCGATGTCGTACGTCTGCCAGTCGAAGACGTCGTAGAGGGTGTCGGTGCGCGGGTCGACGACGATGACATTGCCGATGGTCTGCGAGTGCGGGACGACCGAGGTGTCCACGAACGGGCGGGCCGTGGACCAGTGCCGTCCGCCGTCGTGGGTGACGGAGATGTAGGAGGGCCCGTCGTAGATCTTGGCGGGGTCGTCCTCGTCGATGCGGTCCCAGACCTGGTAGGCGACGCCCGGGTGGACGGGGTCGGCGGTGACGGAGTTCTTGTCGTTGCTGAACTGGGCCTGTGTGTCATCGATCAGAGGAGTCGTCCGCATCCAGGTGCGTCCACCGTCGTACGACGTCGAGGCGGCCACACCGTTGCGCGCGTCGGTCGCGTCGAACACGAGGCCGCTGGCGTAGACCGTGCCGTCGGGGCCGGTGCTCACCCAACCGTCCGACGCACGCTGGTAGCCGAGCCCGCCCGGCGCGCAGTGCGAGAACGGCAGCGGGGTCTCGGTGAAGTGCCGTCCGTCGTGGGTGTACGTGGCGGTCAGGCCCCGGGCGCCGCCGTTGGACCAGCGGTCCTGCTGGAAGATGCCGACCGCGTCGCGCGGGTCGCGCGGGGAGACAGTGACGTACGGCTCGTCCTCCGCGGAGGGGTAGTTGGTGCCGGTGCCGTCGCCGCTGATGTCGCAGGCGGCGTAGGGGTCACCGGGCGAGACGGGACGGACCGGCTGTGCTTCGCCCGCGGCCGTGGCACTGCCCACAGCGGCGACGAGCAGAAACGCGGCCGCGGTGGCCACGAGAGACGCTCTTGTGCGTGTGCGCACGACGGAACCCCCAACTCTCCGAAGAACGGGCTGGCTTGGGCTGTACTTGCGCAGACACGGTCCCAGTGTCACCGACACACGTCACCGAGACATTCACCGGGACATTCACCGGGACAGGAGTGGACACGAGTCGCCCGGTGAGCGTAGCCCCGCGCCGGGTGAGCGGAGTTGGTGGAAGCGGTCAAAGACACGTCAATTGTTGGGGCGAGGGGCCAGTGCCCCTGAGCACACGAGAGCCGGGGGGAGCCGAGGTGCCGTTCCCGGCGGCGAGGAAGGCGTCGTACCGAGGCTCGCCGGTGCTGCGCCCACGGTCGCGGTGAGATCGTGATCGTCGGCGAGCTTCGCGACGGCCCGGTGGGAGGCGGCTACGCCAGGAGGCGCAGTCTGGCCAGCCACATCACCTCCTCGCGGCTGCGGCCGCTGTGGTCGGCGGCGATGAAGTGGCTGCCGATGCGCAGCGAGTAGGTGAGCAGGCAGCGGACCTCGACCTCGTCCTCGTCGGGACAGAAGGCGCCGAACAGTGAACGCAGGTACTCCATGCGCCGGTTGTCCACCTGCCGGAGCCACTGTGCGACGGCTTCGTCATGCCGGGCCCAGTCGCGGATCGCGAGCTCCACGGCGACGCCGGTCGCCGGGCCGTCACCGGCCGAGGCAACGACCGTGAACAGCCGCTCAAGCCTGGCCCTGGCATCTCCACCGTCCCGCTCGACCTGCTCGATCACCTTCTCCGTGACCTCCCGCTCCCACGTGTCGAGCATGTCGGCGAGGAGCGCCCCCCGGTTGGCGAAGTACCCGTAGAACCCGCCCTTGCTGACGCGGAGCGCCTGCGCCAGCGACTCGACCCGGACGGCTTCCGGGCCACCGGCGGCCAACGCCCGCAGCCCCTCCTCGATCCACTTGGCGCGAGGCGTGCGTGTCACGCCCATGATGTGTCTCCCCTCACACGTCTCACATCGACTATACGGTGCCGTATAGGTCCCTCTAGCCTTCGGCTATACGGCACCGTATAGATAATCGTATGGACAGGGGCCTGCCTTGAGACTCCCCGCAACCGCGCACACCTCCCGTCCCTGGCGGATCCACGAGATCGCCGGCGACTTCCATCTCGAGGACGTGTGGGCGCTCCCGACACCCGGCGGCCGCGACGACCTCCCGTACCTGGTCCGCCAGTTCACGAGCGGCGACTTCGTGGAGAACAGCACCTCCCAGGTGGCGCGCCTGCTCTTCGCGGTCCGCTGGAAACTCGGGGCACTGCTCGGCTGGGACAAGCCCGGCACCGGCGTCGGCGGGCGCGTGCGCACCCTCCACGACCGCTTGCCGGAAGATCTCCGCGACGCTCCCCGGGGACCTGCCTTCCGCGGGGGCACGTTCACGCCCCTCTATCTGACGCGGGACGAGTGGGCGGCCGAGATGGCGAACCAGACCGTGCACGCGGTGCTGCACGTCGGCTGGGTTCCGGACGACTCCGGCGGCTACCGCGGCCAGATGGCCATCCTGGTGAAGCCCAACGGGCTGTTCGGCGCCCTCTACATGGCAGCCATCAAGCCCTTCAGATACCTCGGGGTGTATCCGGCGCTGCACCGCGCGATCGGACGCACGTGGCAGGCCAACGCCAGCGAAAGGGCACGGGCTGATCGGGGGCAGCAGTAGGCGCAACTGGTGCCGCAACGCGAACATCACGGCTGTAGCCCTCATCTGCCGGGACCAGTGACGCTGGGAGTCTGGTGCGTCGCGGGACGATCTGAGGGTCGCCGCAGCCGGGCGGGCCGACGGCTGCGGACCGTCAGCGAGGCGTGGCGGCGGAGTCGGCCGTAGGCGTCGTAGGAGGGCGTTCGACGCGGGAGGCGGGGTCGAGGGTGAAGCCGATGACCGCGCCGCCGCCGGGCCGGTTGCGGGCGAAGGCGGTGCCGCCGTGGGTGACGGCGACGGCGTGCACGATCGCCAGACCCAGCCCGGAGCCGGGCAGGCTGCGGGCGCTGTCGGCGCGGTAGAAGCGGTCGAAGACACGGGGCAGGTCGGCCTCGGCGATGCCCGGTCCGCGGTCGCGCACCTCCACGCGCGTGCCCTTGATCGCGACTTCTACCGGCTCGGTGCCGTCCTGGTCGAACTTGGCGGCGTTCTCCAGCAGGTTGGTCAGCGCCCGCTGTATCGCGGCGGGCCGGGCCCGTACGACGGTGCTGTCGGCCTCGACGAGGATCTCCCGGCCGGTACGGCGCCGGGCCAGGGCGGCCGCCTCCTCGGCCACGCCGCTCAGCGCGGTGTCCGCGGGCTGTTCGGCGTCCCGGTCGCCGGCCGCGAGTTCCACCAGCTCGTTGACGAGGTTGACCAGTTCACGGGTCTCGCTCTTCATGTCCGCGATCAGGTCCGCCTTGGCCTGCGGCGGCAGCCGGTCGATGCGGTCCAGGAGGGCCACGTTGGTCTGCAACGAGGTCAGCGGGGTGCGCAGTTCGTGCCCGGCGTCCTGCACCAGCCGCCGCTGCACCTCCTCCGAGGCGGCGAGCCGGCCCAGCATCCCGTCGAACGCCCGCCCCAGCCGGCCGACTTCGTCCGGCCCGGCGACCGGGACCGCCGTGTCCAGCCGACCGGTGCGGGCCACGTCCTCGGCGACCCGCGTCAGCCGGACCAGCCGCCCGGCGATCCTGCGCGCCAGCCACCAGCCCGCCAGGCCGGCCACGACGATGACGGTGGCGCTCAGCTCGACGGTGCGTTCCTGCAGCTCCCTGAGCAGGACCTCGGTGTCGCTGTACTGCTGGGCAACTTGTACGGCGCCCCGCCCGCCGCCGAGTGCGACGGTGGCGACTCGGTAACGGTCCCCCTCGATCTCGGCCTTGTAGTAGATGGTGTGGCCGGCCGTGGCGTGCGAGGCCGCGGCGCGGTCGGCCACGCGGACCGGCAGCACGGGGTAGCCGTGTTCCTCGACGCGGCCCGCGGGACCGAGGACCTGGACATCGGTACGGATGCGGCGCGAGAGGTCGTCGCGGGGGCCGTCGTGGTCGGGGCTGGCGCTGAAGTAGTCCGACGGCGACAGATGTCGCTGGGCGACCTGCTGGTGCAGGTCGCTGACGACGCCGCGGAAGACGCCGTCCTGGTCGACCCGCACCATCCGCGCCGCCGCGTTGTAGCTCAGGAAGCCTCCGAGGAGGGTGGTGGCGGCGGTGACGCAGGCGAACGAGAGGGCGAACACGGTGCCCAGGCTGCGGCGGGGGTGCAGGATGGCGAGCCGTTGTCGCGCGTGGTCCATTGGGTACGGCTTTCTCCGGAGCGGTCGGCGCGCCCGCCAGTGTGCCAAGCCGACGGCTGCCGCGGCAGCTCATGACGGCCGTCGCCGACTGCTCTTACTGGCCTCTCACCGGGCCTTATGCACTTGCCCGAGGAGGCACGTTCTCTTACCGGAGTTGACCGGAGCCAAGCGCGGCGTCAGCCGGGAAGACGGAGGGCCGCCGGCACATCGGCTGCCGGCCGGCCCCTCCAGGGAGAGCTGACGTCAGCGGCTGGCCGCGCGACGGGAGCGGACCACCTCGATCAGCACGGGCAGCAGCGACAGCGCGATGATCAGCCCGATCGCCGGCAGCAGATACGAGTCGATGCTGCCCTTGAGGGAGTCGCCGAGCCGGTAGCCGAGCAGGATCACCCCGAGCGTCCACGCCGTGCCACCGACCACGTTCCAGATCAGGAACGCCCCGGCCCGCATGCCCAGCACCCCGGCCACCGGGTTGAGGAACGTACGCACGATGGGCACGAACCGCGCCAGCACCACCGCCTTGCCCGCGCCGTACCGGGTGAAGTACGCCTCCGCCTTGTCGACGTACTCCTGCTTGAACAGCCGCGAGTCCGGCCGGGCGAACAGTTTCGGTCCGAGCCGCGCTCCCAGCAGATGCCCGAGCTGCGCCCCGGCGATCGCGCACAGCGGCGCACCGACCAGCAGTCCTGGCAGGGACAGGTGGAAGCCCGGCCGGTCGAAGACCTGGTCCGCCGCTCCGGCGGCACCGACCCCGGCCAGGAACAGCAGGGAGTCACCAGGCAGGAAGAAGCCCACGAGCAGTCCGGTCTCGGCGAACACGATCGCCAGGATGCCGGCCAGCCCGAAGGCGGTGATCATCGACTGGGCATCCAGCACATTGACAGCGAGCTCCAACGCGGGCTCCTCAGGGGGTGGTTGACGTATGACACGGATCACACGGACGGAGGTCGGCGTGCCAGCCTCCCGCGCCCGCGCCCGTGTCCGGGTCGAGGGCGCCAACGGTGACCAGTCCGATGATGACGGTTCCCAGCAGCACCCGGTGAACGACCACCGCTGTCATCCAGAACGGTGCGACCTCGACCGTCCAGCGCCGCTGCGTCCGCCGGTCCGACAGCGTCACCCGTTCTGGCGGGACCGCGATCACCTCGTCCTCCGCCCCCGCGTCCATCAGGCCACCCTACGGCGACACCAGCCGCGCTACGGCGCAAGCGGGGACGCACCCGGCGACTTCTGTTCGCCTACGCCGGCCCCCACCTGCGCAACGACTCCTTCCGAGGGTGCCGCGAGGTCCTCTGGGCACTCGCCACGACGCACGTCCGTAGCCGGTGAAGCCCCGGATCGTCAGTTCTGGCAGGCGCATCCAGCGGCGCTCTTCCACGGGCCGAACCTTCCGGCAAGTCCCGCCACGGCACCCTGCTCCGGTCCGAAACATCTCCCCGCGCCGT from Streptomyces roseochromogenus subsp. oscitans DS 12.976 encodes the following:
- a CDS encoding sialidase family protein; protein product: MATAAAFLLVAAVGSATAAGEAQPVRPVSPGDPYAACDISGDGTGTNYPSAEDEPYVTVSPRDPRDAVGIFQQDRWSNGGARGLTATYTHDGRHFTETPLPFSHCAPGGLGYQRASDGWVSTGPDGTVYASGLVFDATDARNGVAASTSYDGGRTWMRTTPLIDDTQAQFSNDKNSVTADPVHPGVAYQVWDRIDEDDPAKIYDGPSYISVTHDGGRHWSTARPFVDTSVVPHSQTIGNVIVVDPRTDTLYDVFDWQTYDIDYTTGTFTPTDLHFAVVKSTDQGRTWSKPVTLAKDTSVPEADPNAPTDVTKSLRAGGDLPNVAIDPHTGELYVAYEGSDFSGGAYNSVELTHSTDGGRTWSAPQRVNQVASAPAFTPSISVDARGTVAITYYDLRYLTAGNTTTLPTAAWLLTFPRGAENRATERRISRVFDWLQAPYAGGHFLGDYEGLAADGRFAVRPLFVETNANAPQDSTDAYSGWFAVGADYGPFVMATATPRTAGPQGARPHRIVR
- a CDS encoding TetR/AcrR family transcriptional regulator; the encoded protein is MGVTRTPRAKWIEEGLRALAAGGPEAVRVESLAQALRVSKGGFYGYFANRGALLADMLDTWEREVTEKVIEQVERDGGDARARLERLFTVVASAGDGPATGVAVELAIRDWARHDEAVAQWLRQVDNRRMEYLRSLFGAFCPDEDEVEVRCLLTYSLRIGSHFIAADHSGRSREEVMWLARLRLLA
- a CDS encoding DUF2867 domain-containing protein, which gives rise to MRLPATAHTSRPWRIHEIAGDFHLEDVWALPTPGGRDDLPYLVRQFTSGDFVENSTSQVARLLFAVRWKLGALLGWDKPGTGVGGRVRTLHDRLPEDLRDAPRGPAFRGGTFTPLYLTRDEWAAEMANQTVHAVLHVGWVPDDSGGYRGQMAILVKPNGLFGALYMAAIKPFRYLGVYPALHRAIGRTWQANASERARADRGQQ
- a CDS encoding sensor histidine kinase, which translates into the protein MDHARQRLAILHPRRSLGTVFALSFACVTAATTLLGGFLSYNAAARMVRVDQDGVFRGVVSDLHQQVAQRHLSPSDYFSASPDHDGPRDDLSRRIRTDVQVLGPAGRVEEHGYPVLPVRVADRAAASHATAGHTIYYKAEIEGDRYRVATVALGGGRGAVQVAQQYSDTEVLLRELQERTVELSATVIVVAGLAGWWLARRIAGRLVRLTRVAEDVARTGRLDTAVPVAGPDEVGRLGRAFDGMLGRLAASEEVQRRLVQDAGHELRTPLTSLQTNVALLDRIDRLPPQAKADLIADMKSETRELVNLVNELVELAAGDRDAEQPADTALSGVAEEAAALARRRTGREILVEADSTVVRARPAAIQRALTNLLENAAKFDQDGTEPVEVAIKGTRVEVRDRGPGIAEADLPRVFDRFYRADSARSLPGSGLGLAIVHAVAVTHGGTAFARNRPGGGAVIGFTLDPASRVERPPTTPTADSAATPR
- a CDS encoding DedA family protein, translating into MELAVNVLDAQSMITAFGLAGILAIVFAETGLLVGFFLPGDSLLFLAGVGAAGAADQVFDRPGFHLSLPGLLVGAPLCAIAGAQLGHLLGARLGPKLFARPDSRLFKQEYVDKAEAYFTRYGAGKAVVLARFVPIVRTFLNPVAGVLGMRAGAFLIWNVVGGTAWTLGVILLGYRLGDSLKGSIDSYLLPAIGLIIALSLLPVLIEVVRSRRAASR